The Fulvivirga ligni genome window below encodes:
- a CDS encoding PKD domain-containing protein, with protein MKKNFYHIYSFLILSLFLSSLGISHAQTVVRPECDDLGENDVLYYASSFSGSNNYSLSLKGLFNASLTTTFEFNEDAYFIITDTEIHLKGTLTLLTNGNTQFPVGSQWFMDVRMNATSYNTPNIQLGQGTDLTDLWKYYEIDYNAFELYSVTTPSYIITLVSPPQPYFQYGTGANNKNISEFGGYSVLRWEQGSLGDDGHISIALDEQCVFTAPTAEIAGDLDLCPGASDNLTIELTGDAPWTVEYTKDNVAQTALVINTSPYQLPVTEAGQYVLTAVKDANDNSGSVSGTASVGIYTKPSIATLPSDISVCEGETASVTIEFTGEAPFTLIYNDGTTDVTVTSNDGADKVLALAAGTYNFISIEDKNCSSNINKAVAVNEGETLDLSINTPDMACFSDGLITLTAGSTGAAISPEGWSLVSGSGDLVDNGLSATYNPSLSDAEVTIAFAASNSCTASKKVEKTIKIYNPIASFEITPTPENGEYSPGIEYTFTPIDQSQASYAWNFGDGSVSSQKVATHTFSEKGEFFIGLEVFSTDDVCSAESNVKIAISVKNNIYVPNVFSPTSSNPENNVVKVYGQNILDDNFNFEIYNRWGSLVYSTKNLNEAQNQGWNGSSDGESKENNVFTYVVRGEFENGQTFEKTGTITLAK; from the coding sequence ATGAAAAAGAATTTTTACCACATATACTCTTTCTTAATCCTTTCGCTTTTCCTTAGTTCTTTAGGGATAAGCCATGCACAAACAGTAGTGCGCCCCGAGTGTGATGACCTGGGAGAAAATGATGTTTTATATTATGCAAGCTCATTTTCAGGCTCAAACAACTACAGCCTTTCTCTTAAAGGATTGTTCAATGCTAGCCTAACAACTACGTTTGAATTTAACGAGGATGCTTATTTCATCATCACAGATACAGAAATTCATCTTAAAGGAACCTTAACACTTCTAACTAACGGAAATACACAATTTCCTGTTGGTTCTCAGTGGTTTATGGATGTAAGAATGAATGCAACATCGTATAATACTCCAAATATTCAGCTGGGGCAGGGTACGGATCTAACAGATCTATGGAAGTATTATGAAATTGATTACAATGCTTTCGAGCTTTATTCTGTAACAACCCCAAGCTACATCATTACTTTAGTTAGCCCTCCTCAACCATATTTCCAATATGGCACTGGCGCTAACAATAAAAACATTAGTGAATTTGGTGGTTATAGTGTGCTAAGATGGGAGCAAGGAAGTTTAGGTGATGACGGTCATATTTCAATTGCTTTAGATGAGCAATGCGTATTTACAGCTCCAACTGCAGAAATCGCAGGAGATCTTGATCTTTGCCCTGGAGCTTCTGACAACTTAACCATTGAACTTACAGGTGATGCACCTTGGACAGTTGAATATACAAAAGATAATGTAGCGCAAACCGCACTAGTGATTAACACATCTCCTTATCAGCTTCCTGTTACTGAAGCAGGTCAGTACGTTCTTACAGCGGTAAAAGATGCTAATGATAATTCTGGATCTGTAAGCGGAACGGCAAGCGTAGGTATTTACACCAAACCTAGCATAGCTACTCTTCCAAGTGATATTTCAGTTTGTGAAGGTGAAACTGCTTCTGTAACTATAGAATTTACTGGTGAGGCTCCATTTACTTTAATATATAATGATGGAACTACCGATGTTACAGTTACTTCTAATGATGGCGCTGACAAAGTATTAGCTCTTGCCGCCGGCACATATAACTTTATTTCAATAGAAGACAAAAACTGTTCTTCTAACATTAACAAAGCTGTTGCTGTAAATGAAGGAGAAACATTAGACCTTTCAATTAACACTCCAGATATGGCATGTTTCAGTGATGGTTTAATTACCCTAACTGCTGGATCAACGGGAGCTGCTATCTCGCCTGAAGGTTGGTCATTGGTTTCAGGATCAGGTGATCTTGTGGATAATGGACTAAGTGCTACTTACAATCCTTCACTATCCGATGCTGAAGTAACTATTGCTTTCGCCGCCTCTAATAGCTGTACCGCTTCTAAGAAGGTTGAGAAAACAATTAAAATTTATAATCCAATCGCCTCTTTTGAGATTACTCCAACACCTGAAAACGGTGAGTACTCTCCTGGCATAGAATATACGTTCACTCCTATTGACCAGTCTCAAGCTAGTTATGCCTGGAATTTTGGTGATGGATCTGTGAGCAGCCAAAAAGTGGCTACCCACACATTCTCTGAGAAAGGTGAGTTTTTCATTGGTCTCGAAGTATTTAGTACTGACGATGTATGTAGCGCTGAAAGTAATGTAAAGATTGCAATTTCAGTTAAAAACAACATTTACGTGCCTAACGTATTCAGTCCTACTTCTTCGAATCCAGAAAACAACGTAGTAAAAGTATACGGTCAGAATATTTTAGATGACAATTTCAACTTTGAGATCTATAACAGATGGGGCTCATTAGTATATAGCACAAAAAATCTTAATGAGGCTC